Proteins from a genomic interval of Micromonospora sp. NBC_00389:
- a CDS encoding sensor histidine kinase produces MLLGRLRIRGKLALLVLIPLLSMVGLAVPVVLDRVAAAQRADDIAERVRLASRVGSLVQDLQQERILSVGFLLGRVERAELVRKTADVDDRVSDLRAGGSDALTDRVDHALYGVSSLIDLRTAVLARSASPIQVMDAFGPVNRGMIDSLRLPFSVDTDTQPGRQVLALDGLLRADEGLGACATLIVLVKATDSPQASAGYVACMAALQVDSQRFRSLITPEQLEVARLNDVAVAARTSPDFLVTSARDPAGAIRDVPLDALFPSVRSMIRLGQFVEKKLVADVLAEVTAEQRRALTAAYLVGGAAALILAMVVLLSAVVARTVARPLTRLTLSADRVARVAEAELVRVADDETENAQPIRLDPVDIRARDEIGDLARAFDRVQSTAARLVERQVAGRRNVAQMFGHVGRRTQNLVGRQIALIDWLEQQEADPGRLEHLYRLDHISSRLRRNAGSLVVLSGSAGADAHTAPVPLADVVRLALGEIEDYTRVDVQVPAGISAAPAVVGDLVLALAELMENATVFSPPHTRVLVVGEASGLGARITVLDRGIGMTEQRLAEENVRLTRRERLDLTPTEVLGLFVVGRLARRHGWTVNLAATTGGGVTARLEIPPVSLVLRPADRAGATVARAAVPDRDRRSLTAHETGRGTRSLTAAAPAAPAGFDSDLLSRATRSLESGRPWDAFGAAASTPQISAPADASAATPAAPVDLPATDSGLPRRPGRGTAGGAGIAGAGIGHPDRTAPGPERPEPTGTPTGPRVRQRVPGASLPAATAPVGPVDATDADPAAARALVEAFQAGVRRAELSVKVDRPATRGGLGPTVADTAGSAGTTPGRPLLSRRVPGANLTVDPPCQAASPHLGDPAEIRKLLTEFEAGVARALREVSPDRRNEEGSSR; encoded by the coding sequence ATGCTGCTCGGTAGGCTCCGGATCCGCGGCAAGCTCGCGCTGCTCGTTCTGATCCCCCTGCTCAGCATGGTCGGCCTCGCGGTGCCCGTGGTGCTCGACCGGGTGGCCGCGGCGCAGCGCGCCGACGACATCGCCGAGCGGGTGCGGCTCGCCAGCCGGGTCGGCAGCCTGGTGCAGGACCTCCAGCAGGAACGCATCCTCTCGGTGGGCTTCCTGCTCGGCCGGGTGGAACGCGCCGAACTGGTCCGCAAGACCGCCGATGTGGACGACCGGGTCTCCGACCTACGGGCCGGGGGGAGCGACGCGCTGACCGACCGGGTCGACCACGCCCTGTACGGGGTGTCCAGCCTCATCGACCTGCGGACCGCCGTGCTCGCCCGGTCAGCGAGCCCGATTCAGGTGATGGACGCGTTCGGCCCGGTCAACCGGGGAATGATCGACTCGCTCCGACTGCCGTTCAGCGTGGACACCGACACGCAGCCGGGCCGCCAGGTGCTGGCCCTGGACGGGCTGCTGCGCGCAGACGAGGGGCTGGGCGCCTGCGCCACCCTGATCGTGCTGGTCAAGGCGACCGACAGCCCGCAGGCCAGCGCCGGGTACGTGGCCTGCATGGCCGCCCTCCAGGTGGACAGCCAGCGCTTCCGCAGCCTGATCACGCCCGAGCAGCTGGAGGTGGCACGGCTCAACGACGTGGCGGTGGCCGCCCGTACCAGCCCCGACTTCCTGGTCACCAGCGCCCGCGACCCGGCCGGCGCGATCCGTGACGTGCCGCTGGACGCGCTCTTCCCGTCCGTCCGCTCGATGATCCGGCTCGGCCAGTTCGTGGAGAAGAAGCTGGTCGCCGACGTACTCGCCGAGGTGACCGCCGAACAGCGGCGGGCGCTGACCGCCGCGTACCTGGTCGGCGGCGCAGCGGCGCTGATCCTGGCGATGGTCGTCCTGCTCAGTGCGGTCGTCGCCCGGACGGTGGCCAGGCCGCTGACCCGGCTCACCCTCTCTGCGGACCGGGTCGCCCGGGTCGCCGAGGCGGAGCTGGTCCGGGTCGCCGACGACGAGACGGAGAACGCCCAGCCGATCCGGCTGGATCCGGTGGACATCCGGGCCCGCGACGAGATCGGTGACCTGGCTCGGGCCTTCGACCGGGTGCAGAGCACCGCTGCCCGGCTGGTCGAACGGCAGGTCGCCGGCCGGCGCAACGTGGCGCAGATGTTCGGCCACGTCGGGCGGCGCACGCAGAACCTGGTGGGCCGGCAGATCGCGCTGATCGACTGGCTGGAGCAGCAGGAGGCCGATCCGGGCCGGCTGGAGCACCTCTACCGGCTCGACCACATCTCCAGCCGGCTGCGGCGTAACGCCGGCAGCCTGGTCGTGCTCTCCGGCTCCGCCGGGGCCGACGCGCACACCGCACCGGTGCCGCTGGCCGACGTGGTCCGGCTGGCGCTCGGCGAGATCGAGGACTACACCCGGGTGGACGTGCAGGTGCCGGCGGGCATCTCGGCCGCACCGGCGGTGGTCGGCGACCTCGTCCTCGCGCTGGCCGAGCTGATGGAGAACGCCACCGTCTTCTCCCCGCCGCACACCCGGGTGCTGGTGGTCGGTGAGGCTTCCGGGCTCGGTGCCCGGATCACGGTGCTGGACCGGGGCATCGGCATGACCGAGCAACGGTTGGCCGAGGAGAACGTCCGGCTCACCCGCCGGGAACGGCTCGACCTGACGCCGACCGAGGTGCTCGGCCTCTTCGTGGTGGGCCGGCTGGCCCGCCGCCACGGCTGGACGGTCAACCTGGCCGCCACCACCGGCGGCGGCGTGACCGCCCGGCTGGAGATCCCGCCGGTGTCGCTGGTGCTGCGCCCTGCCGACCGGGCCGGGGCCACCGTGGCCCGGGCCGCGGTGCCGGACCGGGACCGCCGCTCGCTGACCGCACACGAAACCGGCCGGGGTACCCGGTCCCTCACGGCAGCCGCCCCCGCGGCACCCGCCGGCTTCGACTCGGACCTGCTCAGCCGCGCCACCCGCAGCCTGGAGTCGGGCAGGCCCTGGGACGCGTTCGGCGCCGCTGCCTCCACGCCGCAGATCAGCGCGCCCGCCGACGCCTCCGCCGCAACGCCGGCCGCCCCGGTGGACCTCCCGGCAACCGACTCGGGCCTGCCCCGCCGACCGGGGCGCGGCACGGCCGGCGGGGCGGGCATCGCCGGCGCCGGCATCGGCCACCCGGACCGCACTGCGCCGGGGCCGGAGAGGCCGGAACCGACGGGTACGCCCACCGGCCCACGGGTCCGGCAACGGGTGCCCGGGGCCAGCCTCCCCGCCGCCACGGCGCCAGTCGGCCCGGTGGACGCCACCGACGCCGACCCGGCCGCCGCCCGCGCGCTGGTCGAGGCGTTTCAGGCCGGCGTACGCCGAGCCGAGCTGAGCGTGAAGGTCGACCGTCCCGCCACACGTGGCGGTCTCGGCCCCACGGTCGCGGACACCGCCGGCTCGGCAGGGACCACCCCGGGCCGGCCCCTGCTGAGCCGGCGGGTACCCGGGGCGAACCTCACTGTCGACCCGCCCTGCCAGGCGGCCAGCCCGCACCTCGGCGATCCGGCCGAGATCCGCAAGCTCCTCACCGAGTTCGAGGCGGGCGTCGCCCGTGCTCTCCGCGAAGTCAGCCCAGACCGTCGGAACGAAGAAGGATCATCACGGTGA
- a CDS encoding ArsR/SmtB family transcription factor — protein sequence MEPHEPDLTAVPVTTVLAALADDVRLQIVRALAEGGEFACNTFEFGVSKATRSHHLKVLREAGLTRTRAAGTSRYVRLRRDELERLYPGLLNAVLTPPPAPSRAAPSRPARPARPEPA from the coding sequence ATGGAGCCGCACGAACCCGACCTGACCGCCGTACCGGTCACCACCGTGCTGGCCGCACTCGCCGACGACGTGCGGCTACAGATCGTCCGGGCGCTCGCCGAGGGCGGCGAGTTCGCCTGCAACACCTTCGAGTTCGGCGTCTCCAAGGCGACCCGCAGCCACCACCTCAAGGTGCTGCGCGAGGCCGGCCTGACCCGCACCCGGGCCGCCGGCACCAGCCGCTACGTCCGCCTCCGGCGAGACGAGCTGGAGCGCCTCTACCCCGGCCTCCTGAACGCCGTCCTCACCCCCCCGCCCGCCCCGAGCCGCGCCGCCCCGAGCCGCCCCGCCCGCCCCGCCCGCCCCGAGCCAGCCTGA
- the thrC gene encoding threonine synthase, translated as MTSTLATPGIDTSSSPARALVCRACSARYPLAAQHACYECFGPLEVDYDTAALAAVTREQIEAGPNNIWRYAALLPAGQDPSTRVTLDPGLTPLVAAPHLAAELGITAPLWVKDDSANPTHSFKDRVVSVALTAARALGFSRFACASTGNLANSVAAHAARAGVPSVVFIPSDLEQGKVITTAVYGGDLVAIDGSYDDVNRLCGELVETDEFEDTAFVNVNVRPYYAEGSKTLGYEVAEQLGWRIPAQVVIPMASGELLTKIDKAFSELVEIGLVEAPAGGWKVFGAQSAGCNPIATALHADTDTITPVKPTGIAKSLNIGDPAAGLYALEAVRRTDGWMEYADDDEIRAGIRQLARTTGVFAETAGGVTVAVLRKLVESGRLDLTAETVVFNTGEGLKTIDAVAGQVGPTHHIKPSLRAARDAGLLG; from the coding sequence ATGACGTCGACGCTCGCCACCCCTGGCATCGACACCTCCTCCAGCCCCGCCCGAGCCCTGGTGTGCCGCGCCTGTTCGGCCCGCTACCCGCTCGCCGCCCAGCACGCCTGTTACGAGTGTTTCGGCCCGCTGGAGGTCGACTACGACACCGCCGCCCTGGCCGCCGTCACCCGTGAGCAGATCGAGGCCGGCCCGAACAACATCTGGCGGTACGCCGCGCTGCTGCCCGCCGGTCAGGACCCGTCCACCCGGGTGACCCTCGACCCGGGGCTCACCCCGCTGGTGGCGGCGCCGCACCTGGCCGCCGAGCTGGGCATCACCGCGCCGCTCTGGGTCAAGGACGACAGCGCCAACCCGACCCACTCGTTCAAGGACCGGGTCGTTTCGGTGGCGCTCACCGCCGCCCGCGCGCTCGGCTTCAGCCGGTTCGCCTGCGCCTCCACCGGCAACCTGGCCAACTCGGTGGCCGCGCACGCCGCCCGGGCCGGGGTGCCCTCGGTGGTCTTCATCCCCAGTGACCTGGAGCAGGGCAAGGTCATCACCACCGCGGTCTACGGCGGCGACCTGGTCGCCATCGACGGCTCGTACGACGACGTGAACCGGCTCTGCGGCGAGTTGGTGGAGACCGACGAGTTCGAGGACACGGCGTTCGTCAACGTCAACGTCCGGCCGTACTACGCGGAGGGCTCCAAGACCCTCGGCTACGAGGTGGCCGAGCAGCTCGGCTGGCGGATCCCGGCCCAGGTGGTCATCCCGATGGCCAGCGGCGAACTGCTCACCAAGATTGACAAGGCGTTCTCTGAGCTGGTCGAGATCGGGCTGGTCGAGGCGCCGGCCGGCGGCTGGAAGGTCTTCGGTGCCCAGTCCGCAGGCTGCAACCCGATCGCCACCGCCCTGCACGCCGATACCGACACGATCACCCCGGTCAAGCCCACCGGCATCGCCAAGTCGCTGAACATCGGCGACCCGGCCGCCGGCCTTTACGCCCTGGAGGCGGTCCGCCGCACCGACGGTTGGATGGAGTACGCCGACGACGACGAGATCCGCGCCGGCATCCGGCAGTTGGCCCGTACCACCGGCGTCTTCGCGGAGACCGCCGGTGGGGTCACCGTGGCGGTGCTGCGCAAGCTGGTCGAGTCCGGTCGGCTCGACCTGACGGCGGAGACCGTGGTGTTCAACACCGGCGAGGGGCTGAAGACCATCGATGCGGTAGCCGGTCAGGTCGGCCCGACCCACCACATCAAGCCGTCCCTCCGTGCCGCCCGCGATGCCGGCCTCCTGGGCTGA
- a CDS encoding DUF4232 domain-containing protein — MTFHGTAARRRTGVAVAMALVLGACAPADHRGQAGDGPSRLPGVTATPSPTPSAYVSPPFWCPESGLRVRTRGSDAAMGLRALGLELVNCGDQPYRLKGYPALRVLDEQREPITLRVVPGAKEITPGFDQPPQQFTLQKGERAVATVLWRNLVTDSTVPATNGAYLLVAPAAGQPVEDVDPDGPIDVGNTGRIGVSAWKKADPPAPVPTQPAQPPAPSAVPSSVSPPDIRL, encoded by the coding sequence ATGACCTTCCACGGCACGGCAGCGCGGCGACGGACCGGCGTGGCGGTCGCGATGGCTCTCGTGCTCGGCGCCTGTGCTCCCGCCGACCATCGAGGCCAGGCGGGGGATGGCCCGAGCCGGCTGCCCGGGGTCACGGCCACGCCCAGCCCGACGCCGTCGGCGTACGTCAGCCCGCCGTTCTGGTGCCCGGAGTCGGGCCTCCGGGTCCGGACAAGGGGGTCGGACGCCGCCATGGGATTGCGCGCCCTCGGGCTGGAGCTGGTCAACTGCGGCGACCAGCCGTACCGATTGAAGGGGTACCCGGCGCTGCGCGTGTTGGACGAGCAGCGCGAGCCGATCACCCTGCGGGTGGTGCCTGGGGCGAAGGAGATCACCCCGGGGTTCGACCAACCGCCCCAGCAGTTCACGCTGCAGAAGGGTGAGCGGGCCGTCGCCACCGTCCTCTGGCGCAACCTCGTCACCGACTCGACCGTGCCGGCCACCAACGGGGCGTACCTGCTGGTCGCGCCCGCCGCCGGGCAGCCGGTCGAGGACGTCGACCCGGACGGCCCGATCGACGTGGGCAACACCGGCCGGATCGGCGTCAGCGCCTGGAAGAAGGCCGACCCGCCCGCGCCGGTGCCGACGCAGCCGGCTCAGCCGCCGGCGCCGAGCGCGGTGCCGTCGTCGGTGAGCCCGCCCGACATCCGGCTCTGA
- a CDS encoding DMT family transporter — translation MRPRSAAYPLLAVLSWGVMFPVLASALTRVDPLNLTTARYLLAALILVAILLLREGAGALRLGGRAVEVAVLGVVGFAGFNVLTNLALEHAAPQQIALFVATTPVITQLVRWARDGVRPKPLLLALSLVALLGVGLVITRGSLTGLGQFGLGGLMMIGAVLGWAIYTHGASQFGAWSPLRYTTLTALAGTAAMLAASVLADGIGWQHAPAAADLVAVAPQLAYAVIMGAVIAVLAWNTGVQRLGAANAALFMNLVPVTTFTVQIVRGYRPEPIELVGAAITIAALVAANLATRARTVTPSLPQPTAVTDPVAVVDPVAVANR, via the coding sequence ATGCGTCCCCGTTCCGCCGCCTATCCGCTTCTCGCCGTGCTCAGCTGGGGAGTGATGTTCCCGGTCCTGGCCAGCGCGCTGACCCGGGTTGATCCGCTCAACCTGACCACCGCCCGCTACCTGCTGGCCGCCCTCATCCTGGTCGCCATCCTGCTGCTCCGCGAGGGTGCCGGTGCGCTGCGGCTCGGCGGTCGGGCCGTCGAGGTGGCGGTGCTCGGTGTGGTCGGCTTCGCCGGCTTCAACGTGCTCACCAACCTGGCGCTCGAGCACGCCGCCCCGCAGCAGATCGCCCTCTTCGTGGCCACCACCCCGGTGATCACCCAACTGGTCCGCTGGGCCCGCGACGGCGTACGCCCGAAGCCCCTCCTGCTGGCCCTCTCCCTGGTGGCGCTCCTCGGCGTCGGCCTGGTGATCACCCGCGGGAGCCTGACCGGGCTCGGTCAGTTCGGCCTCGGCGGGCTGATGATGATCGGCGCGGTGCTCGGCTGGGCGATCTACACCCACGGTGCCAGCCAGTTCGGCGCCTGGTCGCCGCTGCGGTACACCACGCTGACCGCGCTCGCCGGCACGGCCGCCATGCTGGCCGCGAGCGTGCTCGCCGACGGCATCGGATGGCAGCACGCGCCGGCCGCCGCCGACCTCGTGGCGGTCGCCCCGCAGTTGGCGTACGCCGTGATCATGGGCGCGGTGATCGCGGTGCTGGCCTGGAACACCGGCGTGCAGCGGCTCGGAGCCGCCAATGCCGCCCTGTTCATGAACCTGGTGCCGGTGACCACCTTCACGGTGCAGATCGTCCGCGGCTACCGGCCGGAGCCGATCGAGCTGGTCGGGGCCGCGATCACCATCGCCGCCCTGGTCGCCGCGAACCTCGCCACCCGGGCCCGGACCGTGACCCCGTCGTTGCCCCAACCGACTGCGGTGACCGATCCGGTCGCGGTGGTCGACCCGGTGGCGGTGGCCAACCGCTGA
- a CDS encoding ABC transporter permease: MAGSSVEAPMGVTDPAGAARGYRPSATMPFGAEFRRQASRRRTQLALGFMVLLPLVILVAFQFNSGGDDDNGNNEFASLVDLATAGGLNFTLFSIFVSASFLLVVVVALFCGDTVASEASWGSLRYLLAIPVPRARLLTVKLVVALAYSGLALLLLAGTALVAGTLRYGWSPLRSTVAAELEPAEGLLRLLAVLGYLAVVLLVVAGLAFLLSVTTDAALGAVGGAVLLWILSSILDQITALGALRDFLPTHFSTAWLGLLSTPVQTDDVVRGCISAISYATLFWGLAFWRFTRKDITS; this comes from the coding sequence ATGGCTGGCTCTTCCGTCGAGGCGCCGATGGGCGTCACCGATCCGGCCGGTGCGGCCCGGGGCTACCGGCCGTCGGCCACCATGCCGTTCGGCGCGGAGTTCCGCCGCCAGGCGTCCCGGCGGCGAACCCAGTTGGCGCTCGGGTTCATGGTGCTGCTGCCGCTGGTCATCCTGGTCGCCTTCCAGTTCAACTCCGGTGGCGACGACGACAACGGCAACAACGAGTTCGCCAGCCTGGTCGACCTGGCCACTGCTGGCGGGCTCAACTTCACCCTGTTCTCGATCTTCGTGTCGGCGTCGTTCCTGCTGGTGGTGGTAGTGGCGCTGTTCTGCGGCGACACGGTGGCCAGCGAGGCGAGCTGGGGCAGCCTGCGTTACCTGCTGGCGATCCCGGTGCCCCGGGCCCGGCTGCTCACCGTGAAGCTGGTGGTCGCGCTCGCGTACTCGGGGCTGGCCCTGCTGTTGCTGGCTGGTACCGCGCTGGTCGCCGGCACCCTGCGGTACGGCTGGTCGCCGCTGCGCAGCACGGTCGCCGCGGAGCTGGAGCCGGCCGAGGGGCTGCTCCGGCTGCTGGCGGTGCTCGGCTACCTGGCGGTCGTCCTGCTGGTGGTGGCCGGGCTGGCGTTCCTGCTGTCGGTGACGACGGACGCCGCGCTGGGCGCGGTGGGCGGCGCGGTGCTGCTCTGGATCCTGTCCAGCATCCTGGACCAGATCACCGCGCTCGGTGCGCTGCGCGACTTCCTGCCCACCCACTTCAGCACCGCCTGGCTGGGGCTGCTCTCCACCCCGGTGCAGACCGACGACGTGGTACGCGGCTGTATCTCGGCGATCAGCTACGCGACGCTGTTCTGGGGGCTGGCGTTCTGGCGCTTCACCCGCAAGGACATCACCTCGTAG
- a CDS encoding alpha/beta fold hydrolase, with amino-acid sequence MRSPSPAAWFRRALPTRRRAIAAATVVVLLAAVVTWAVWPQGSGVRTESAMLTVRSGPAGDQPVDLDTTFYLPADASSGRKVPAVLLAHGFGGTKESVRSDAEEFAGRGYAVLTWTARGFGRSGGEIHLDSPDYEVRDAERLLDWLAARPEVRTDAAGDPKVGVVGGSYGGGLALLLAAQDDRVDAIVPMITWNDLSRAFLPESTGGAPTEGVFKKGWAGLFFGGGGNVGTGPAGISGGAAAQPQGAPASAGPPSPDPGAGPGTGPGGAPAGAADPSCGRFAADVCAAYLRIATTGQADQAAVDLLRRSSPAGVLDRITAPTLLVQGEADTLFPLGEADANARGIAAAGTPVRVAWFTGGHDGGAGPRSDSDRVKFLTVQWLDHYVKGEGDAPGDDFTWSRIAGFDALDRGLVATGFRRADYPGLTGSSRREVAVAGPAQPIANPPNGNPAAISSIPFAGGLASLLDGVAGDVPGQHARFESAPLTEAVDVAGAPTVSLRAASPTGEAVLFVKLYDVDPDGAATLQNGLVAPVRLTGLPQRVQEARPVTVTLPGIVRRVEAGHRLRLVVASSDQAYTTPAQPTVYTVAADGAVSLPTISGEPIPTAAIIWRWVLAGLLAAIAIGLVVVVAVVRRRHRRQDRSVHPEYADTPLAVRRLRKEYADGFVAVSNVDFEVHPGQVVGLLGPNGAGKTTTLRVLMGLTQPTAGEIYVFGRRLVPGSPVLSRIGALVEGPGFLPHLSGLDNLKAYWRATGRPAADAHFDAALEIAGLGDSVHRKIKNYSHGMRQRLAIAQAMLGLPELLVLDEPTDGLDPPQIAEMRRVLQRYATDGRAVLVSSHLLAEVEQTCTHAVVVNKGRIVASGPVEEIVGESPSVLFDVTDPVAARAVLDRLHGVRVLPESDGQLVVDTNGTARSEVVAELVRAGIGVDRVVPRRRLEDAFLALVGENSRGSGDR; translated from the coding sequence ATGAGATCGCCGTCGCCGGCCGCGTGGTTCCGGCGTGCCCTGCCCACCCGCCGCCGCGCGATCGCCGCAGCGACGGTCGTCGTGCTGTTGGCGGCCGTCGTGACCTGGGCGGTGTGGCCGCAGGGATCGGGTGTGCGCACCGAGAGCGCGATGCTCACCGTCCGCTCCGGGCCGGCTGGCGACCAGCCTGTGGACCTGGACACCACCTTCTACCTGCCGGCCGACGCGTCGTCCGGCAGGAAGGTGCCGGCGGTGTTGCTGGCGCACGGGTTCGGCGGCACCAAGGAGTCGGTACGGTCCGACGCCGAGGAGTTCGCCGGGCGCGGTTACGCGGTGCTCACCTGGACGGCGCGGGGCTTCGGCCGCAGCGGTGGCGAGATCCACCTGGACAGCCCGGACTACGAGGTACGTGACGCCGAGCGGCTGCTGGACTGGCTGGCCGCCCGGCCGGAGGTGCGCACCGACGCCGCTGGCGACCCGAAGGTCGGTGTGGTCGGCGGCTCGTACGGCGGTGGGTTGGCGCTGCTGCTGGCCGCCCAGGACGATCGGGTCGACGCGATCGTTCCCATGATCACCTGGAACGACCTGTCCCGGGCGTTCCTGCCGGAGAGCACTGGCGGGGCGCCGACCGAGGGCGTGTTCAAGAAGGGGTGGGCCGGCCTCTTCTTCGGCGGGGGCGGCAACGTGGGCACCGGCCCGGCCGGGATCTCCGGCGGGGCCGCCGCCCAGCCGCAGGGCGCACCGGCCTCCGCCGGCCCGCCCAGCCCGGATCCGGGCGCCGGCCCGGGCACGGGTCCCGGTGGCGCCCCGGCCGGCGCTGCCGATCCGTCCTGCGGCCGGTTCGCCGCCGACGTGTGCGCCGCGTACCTGCGGATCGCCACCACCGGGCAGGCCGACCAGGCCGCCGTGGACCTGCTGCGCCGCTCCAGCCCGGCGGGCGTGCTGGACCGGATCACGGCACCCACCCTGCTGGTGCAGGGCGAGGCGGACACCCTCTTCCCGCTCGGCGAGGCGGACGCCAACGCGCGGGGCATCGCCGCCGCCGGCACCCCGGTGCGGGTCGCCTGGTTCACCGGCGGGCACGACGGCGGTGCGGGCCCCCGCTCGGACTCGGACCGGGTGAAGTTCCTGACCGTCCAGTGGCTCGATCACTACGTCAAGGGCGAGGGCGATGCGCCCGGCGACGACTTCACCTGGTCGCGGATCGCCGGCTTCGACGCGCTCGACCGGGGGCTGGTCGCCACCGGCTTCCGTCGCGCCGACTATCCGGGCCTGACCGGCAGCAGCCGCCGGGAGGTCGCGGTCGCCGGCCCCGCCCAGCCGATCGCGAACCCGCCGAACGGCAACCCGGCCGCCATCTCCTCGATCCCGTTCGCCGGTGGGCTCGCGTCGCTGCTGGACGGGGTGGCCGGCGACGTTCCCGGCCAGCACGCCCGGTTCGAGTCGGCACCGCTGACCGAGGCGGTGGATGTGGCAGGCGCGCCCACCGTCAGCCTGCGGGCCGCGTCGCCGACCGGCGAGGCGGTGCTCTTCGTCAAGCTCTACGACGTCGATCCGGACGGCGCGGCCACGCTGCAGAACGGGCTGGTCGCTCCGGTTCGGCTCACCGGCCTGCCGCAGCGGGTGCAGGAGGCCCGCCCGGTCACCGTGACGCTGCCCGGGATCGTCCGCCGGGTGGAGGCCGGGCACCGGCTGCGGCTGGTGGTGGCCAGCTCCGACCAGGCGTACACCACACCGGCCCAGCCCACCGTCTACACGGTGGCGGCGGACGGCGCGGTCAGCCTGCCCACGATCAGCGGCGAGCCGATCCCCACCGCGGCGATCATCTGGCGTTGGGTCCTCGCCGGCCTGCTCGCCGCCATCGCGATCGGCCTCGTCGTGGTCGTCGCCGTGGTCCGGCGCCGGCACCGTCGACAGGACCGCTCGGTGCATCCGGAGTACGCGGACACGCCGCTGGCCGTGCGGCGGCTGCGCAAGGAGTACGCGGACGGCTTCGTCGCGGTGTCGAACGTGGACTTCGAGGTGCACCCGGGTCAGGTGGTGGGCCTGCTCGGGCCGAACGGCGCGGGCAAGACCACCACGCTGCGGGTGCTGATGGGGCTGACCCAGCCGACTGCCGGGGAGATCTACGTCTTCGGCCGCCGACTGGTGCCCGGCTCGCCGGTGCTCTCCCGGATCGGCGCGCTGGTGGAGGGGCCCGGCTTCCTGCCGCACCTGTCCGGCCTGGACAACCTGAAGGCGTACTGGCGGGCCACCGGGCGACCGGCGGCGGACGCGCACTTCGACGCGGCGCTGGAGATCGCCGGGCTGGGCGACTCGGTGCACCGGAAGATCAAGAACTACAGCCACGGGATGCGCCAGCGACTGGCCATCGCCCAGGCCATGCTCGGCCTGCCGGAGCTGTTGGTGTTGGACGAGCCGACCGACGGGCTCGACCCGCCGCAGATCGCCGAGATGCGCCGAGTCCTCCAGCGGTACGCCACGGACGGTCGTGCGGTGCTGGTCTCCAGCCACCTGCTGGCCGAGGTGGAGCAGACCTGTACGCACGCGGTGGTGGTGAACAAGGGCCGGATCGTGGCATCCGGACCGGTGGAGGAGATCGTGGGCGAGTCCCCGAGCGTGCTCTTCGACGTCACCGATCCGGTGGCGGCACGGGCGGTGCTGGACCGGCTGCACGGGGTCCGGGTGCTGCCGGAGAGCGACGGCCAGTTGGTGGTCGACACCAACGGCACGGCCCGCAGCGAGGTGGTGGCCGAGCTGGTGCGCGCCGGCATCGGGGTGGACCGGGTGGTGCCCCGGCGGCGCCTGGAGGACGCGTTCCTCGCCCTGGTGGGCGAGAACTCTCGGGGAAGCGGTGACCGGTGA
- a CDS encoding DUF742 domain-containing protein produces MIPDVAGEDPDPEAGVRIRPYLRTPPPAGGGASAATALPEPESGDDRPGGPRPFVLTSGRVAGADPAIGLETQVTVRADSGWWTGPPGVLLAPELQAIIALCAEPISVAELSARTRLHFGVTRVLVGDLRAAGHLDVHVTDADGAFDPNLILRVIDGLRAIS; encoded by the coding sequence GTGATCCCCGACGTCGCCGGCGAGGATCCGGACCCGGAAGCCGGTGTCCGGATCCGCCCCTACCTGCGTACGCCGCCCCCGGCCGGGGGCGGCGCGTCGGCGGCGACGGCGCTGCCCGAGCCGGAATCCGGCGATGACCGGCCGGGCGGTCCCCGGCCGTTCGTGCTCACCTCCGGACGGGTTGCCGGCGCGGACCCGGCGATCGGCCTGGAGACGCAGGTGACCGTCCGCGCGGACAGCGGCTGGTGGACCGGCCCGCCGGGCGTCCTGCTGGCGCCGGAGCTCCAGGCGATCATCGCGCTCTGCGCCGAGCCGATCTCGGTGGCCGAGCTCTCGGCCCGGACCCGGCTGCACTTCGGCGTGACCCGGGTCCTGGTCGGCGACCTGCGGGCCGCCGGGCACCTGGACGTGCACGTCACGGACGCCGACGGTGCCTTCGACCCCAACCTCATCCTGCGAGTGATTGATGGACTCCGTGCGATCTCCTGA
- a CDS encoding roadblock/LC7 domain-containing protein: protein MTSPFLHDNVDHQSPSGAVGDLSPEARTFNWLLDSFTSRTAGVLEAIAVSSDGLLMAMSAIKDRSNAERLAAVVSGMTSLAGGAASWYALGGLNRVIVDMADGYLLISAISSGSVLGVVADRSANLGTVAYEMTLFAGRAGGALTPRLIVELKNAVQQ, encoded by the coding sequence GTGACCAGCCCCTTCCTGCACGACAATGTCGACCACCAGAGCCCGTCCGGCGCCGTCGGGGACCTCAGCCCGGAGGCGCGCACGTTCAACTGGCTCCTGGACTCCTTCACCTCCAGAACGGCCGGGGTGCTGGAGGCGATCGCGGTCTCCTCGGACGGGTTGCTGATGGCCATGTCGGCGATCAAGGACCGGTCCAACGCGGAGCGGCTGGCCGCCGTGGTCTCCGGCATGACCAGCCTCGCCGGCGGCGCGGCCAGCTGGTACGCGCTCGGCGGCCTCAACCGGGTGATCGTCGACATGGCCGACGGCTACCTCCTGATCAGCGCGATCAGCAGCGGCTCCGTCCTCGGCGTGGTCGCCGACCGGTCGGCGAACCTGGGTACCGTCGCGTACGAGATGACGCTCTTCGCCGGACGGGCCGGTGGCGCCCTCACCCCGCGGCTGATCGTCGAGCTGAAGAACGCCGTCCAGCAGTGA